One genomic region from Bacillus sp. SLBN-46 encodes:
- a CDS encoding ABC transporter substrate-binding protein, whose translation MKKSLVLLLSAMLLLLSACGAGSKEAGGEKKEKVVKIGITQIVEHPSLDAAREGFIAALKDAGYVEGKNLKLDYQNAQGDINNNMSIAQNLVADKNDLILAIATASAQAVVKSTKDIPILFTAITDPVGAELVQSLEKPGGNATGTSDTHPDAIKNTIEAIKTFIPKAKKVGIIYNNGEPNSVVNVKNAKKALEAAGLETVETTITASSEVKQAAESMVGRADVLYIPKDNTVVAALESVITVANSKDIPTFVGEGDSVKRGTFASYGFDYHDLGYTTGKMAVEILKGKKPNEIPVGFPEKLELFINKKAAQEEGITLTDEMLKNAKIVGE comes from the coding sequence ATGAAGAAGAGTCTAGTTCTATTATTATCTGCCATGCTATTGTTACTTTCTGCCTGCGGAGCGGGTAGTAAAGAGGCAGGTGGAGAGAAAAAAGAGAAAGTTGTAAAAATAGGTATTACACAAATTGTCGAGCACCCGTCACTTGATGCTGCACGAGAAGGGTTTATCGCCGCTCTCAAAGATGCTGGCTATGTAGAAGGAAAGAACTTGAAGCTTGATTACCAAAACGCCCAAGGAGACATAAACAATAACATGTCCATTGCCCAAAACCTAGTCGCGGACAAAAATGATCTTATTTTAGCAATTGCTACCGCTAGCGCGCAGGCGGTGGTCAAGTCGACAAAGGATATTCCAATCTTATTTACGGCCATTACGGATCCCGTCGGGGCTGAGCTTGTCCAAAGCCTTGAAAAACCAGGTGGCAATGCAACAGGCACCTCGGATACGCACCCAGATGCAATCAAGAATACGATTGAAGCGATTAAAACGTTCATACCTAAGGCTAAGAAAGTAGGCATCATCTATAACAACGGTGAACCGAACTCGGTTGTAAATGTGAAGAACGCGAAGAAAGCTTTAGAGGCAGCTGGGCTGGAAACGGTTGAAACCACCATTACAGCTAGTTCAGAAGTAAAGCAGGCAGCTGAATCCATGGTAGGACGTGCGGATGTATTATATATACCAAAGGATAACACCGTTGTTGCTGCCCTAGAATCGGTGATAACAGTAGCCAATTCCAAGGATATCCCAACCTTTGTTGGGGAAGGCGATTCTGTGAAACGCGGAACCTTTGCATCTTATGGCTTTGACTACCATGATCTTGGCTATACTACCGGTAAAATGGCAGTAGAAATTCTTAAAGGAAAAAAACCAAATGAGATTCCTGTCGGTTTCCCTGAAAAGCTTGAGCTGTTCATCAACAAAAAAGCTGCTCAGGAGGAAGGAATCACCTTAACTGACGAGATGTTAAAGAACGCGAAGATAGTAGGAGAATAA